The segment CGCACCCATCATGACCGCAAAATGGTAACTGAAAAGTTTTACCCGCTGCTCTTTTGTAGAGCTTTCCGCAAGCCACGGAACTGCCGTTACCTGAATAAAAGCCATGGCAATACCAGCTATAAATGCACTGATTAGAAGTAGCGATTCCAACTCAAAAATACTTCTCAAAAACATAAAGATTCCGCTGAAAAACACACCATAGATCATCATTTTCCTGCGTCCAATTTTATCACTTAAAATTCCCGCTGGTATTAGAATAATGGCTGCGGCCAGTGATGACATTGCAATAACATTTCCGTTCACCGTTTCTGCAAAGCCTAGCTCTCTGATATAAAAATTATAAACAATCATAAAGATCCCAAGCCCGATCTGGGTCAGGATGTTAACGATAAACAATTGCTGAATGTTGTGGTTATAGCGCCTGAAAGATTGAAACCAATTTACATTTTTCAAAGTATGTAACCCCTCGTCTGTTTAGGTGAATATTTCGCATCCCTAAACAAATTTACTTCTTTTTCAGAAAAATGGCAATAGGCGATTGTGTCGAAATAAAAATAAAAAACACCATAGAATGGTGTTCCAGACTGTTGAGGTTATCTGTTGGAAGAGTTGATCTTCTTTTCAGGTGTTTTCTAATCACTTCCCGTCATACTCCTTAAAGAGACCATACAAATACTCCACAGAACGGAAAGCATATATTTTTTCTTTTATTTCTCCATTTTTGAAAATCATCAAACAAGGGACACTTTCAATTTCCCATTGCATGGCTAGATCCTGTATATAATTCACATCCAGCATTCCGAATGTAAACTCTGGGAAAAGTTCTTTTGTCACATCCATCATGCGCTTGGCAACCTGACACGTTCCACACATGGGGGTGTAAAAATAGACCACAGTCAGTTGGTCTTGGTTAATTTCGTTTACTAGTTCATTCTTCGTCCAATCTTTCATTTTCTCATCCTCTAGTAAAGCCTTTATTACAAGTACTGTGCATGAATATCTATGTTGGCACTTAACAACACCGTTGCTATATGGTGGTGTGGCGCAGAGGCCACTTCTCGATACATTTTATCAATATAGAGATGTTCCGCTTCGGGAAACTCCCTTTTGAACAGCTTACGGAGTTTTTCACCTGAACTGTCAGCATCCACCAGGATATAAACTTCTTTATCCATGATATCCTCTATCAATTCATCTAACTTGGTGACGCTGATGGTACCATTGGTGCATATTATATGAACCGGTTCATTGATGACTTCCTGTATGCGTTTTTTATCTGATTTCCCCTCGACAATGATGATCTTTTCCTCATATATAAAATCCATATCCATCACCTGTTCTAAAAAGATGTATAAAGATAAGTTGCTTTATACTATAACTATTCTGAGTGGCGGTAATGTACACTTAAAATGAAAAATAAGGGCGTTGATATGAAAAAGGGGCGGAACTAATAAAAGTCCCAACCCCACCGATGGTTAACACCATCCATTTTCGTAGTCGCAATCTACATATTTCGCATCTTTTTCGGAAGGCACTTGAACTTGTTGGAAGATCTTGCTTCCTTCTTGTTCATAGCCGTTTTTTAAACTGAATTGGTTTCCATGTTCGGTAAACATTACTTGCCCGATGGATTCGCGCTCTACAAAAAGCTCAAAACCTTGATCCGTTAATTTACCATTAACTCGATCGGTGATATCCAATCTTTTGTTATCCAATGTCATCTAAGGTCACCTTCTTTAGTTAAATGCTCTGTTAAACACCGCTGTTGATTTCCTCACTAGGCTTCGCTTTCCTAGGGGCGTTTGGGGAGCCTCCTCGGCTTGCGACTGCAGGGTCTCCCCTAAACGCTATCTCCCTCAGGATTCTTCGCCTATTTTCCAATCAACAGCTTGATTGCTGCAAAATCAACAATCGCTTCAACAGAGCCTAATGAAATGTTAACTAAGGTTAGGTTGCCCCCCAGTAGGATAATTAGTCTTCTTTTGTCATTTCCTCATATTGCTCAGCAGTCATTAATTTGTCTACTTCGCCAGCATCTGTAGGTTCCACCACAATCATCCAAGCTTTTTCATATGGTGATTCGTTAACGTACTCAGGGCTGTCATTTAAGTCTTCGTTGACTTCCACTACTTTACCGCTGATTGGAGCGTAAAGTTCAGATACCGTTTTAACGGATTCTACACTTCCAAAAGGCTCATCTGCAGAAATTTCGTCTCCAACTTCAGGAAGCTCTACAAACACGATATCTCCAAGTTCGGATTGTGCAAAGTGTGTAATTCCAATTCGAACTGTTTCCCCTTCAACTTTTACCCATTCATGCTCTTCGGAATAACGTAAATCTTTAGGTGTGCTCATCAATAATTCCCTCCATCAAACTAGTTTATTTTAAGCTCTTCTAAAAGGGCGTACCCATTTATAAAGAGAGCCTGTCCTATTTCCATGTTTCTTCAAACTGCTTTTCGTTAAATCCAACTGTTACTTTGCTGCCATCTGTTGTAATGGGACGCTTAATCAACATGCCGTCTGTGGCAAGAATATCAAGCAACTCATCTTCAGAGGCTGTTTTTACTTTATCCTTTAATCCTAGCTCACGATATTTCATGCCACTTGTATTAAAGAATTTCTTGAGTTCAAGGCCGCTTTTTTTATAAAGCTCCTCCAGCTTTTCACGTGATGGTGGATTTTCGACAATATGTACTTCTTCTACTGCTACACCATTCGCTTCCAACCACTTTTTTGCATTGCGGCATGTGCCACATTTAGGATACCAATAAAACGTTACTGCCATAACCTTTTTGCACCACCTTACAATACATGATTTTACTCATATATTGTAGCATAACAGAAAGCTTGCGCCTAATTATCAACTCTAATAATTCGACGAATTTCTTAGATTTCCTTTATAACTTCAAACAATTTATTCATGCAATGGATTTTAAGTGGTTTAACCGCTAAAATAAACCTATAGCGGGGAATACGGAACGGTGAAAGGATGAGCCCTATGACGGAAAAGTTATCAAAAGAACTAAAAGAATTTTTGTTCACTTCTTTTGAAAAGAAATTAGCTGTCAAAAAGGGAGCTTATTTATTTCAGGAGGGCATGGTGGCTTCCGACATTTATCTGGTATTGAATGGAAACTTTAAAATAAGTAAGGTGACACCTGATGGCCAGGAACTTACTTTACGGCTTTGCAGCAAGGAAGATCTAGTCGGGGAACTGACATTATTTTGTCCAGGTGCAATCTATATGCTCAGTGCAAGATCGATGGATGATAAAGGGGAAGTGCTTGTTATCCCAAAGTTGGAATTGGAACGGAAACTCGCGGAAAACGGCCAACTTGCTTTGGAGTTTATGAAATGGATGAGCCTACACTTCCGGAAAACGCAGACGAAGTTCCGGGATCTTGTTCTTAATGGTCGAAAAGGGGCACTTTATTCCACATTGATACGAATGTCGAATAGCTATGGTGTGCTAAAAGAAGAAGGTATTTTTATCGACCTTCCATTAACCAATCAGGAGCTTGCAAACTATTGTGGTACCTCTCGGGAAGTGGTGAACAGGATGCTTTCGGAGTTGAAAAAGAAAGGGTCGATATCAGTTGATAGGGGTAAAATCACCATTCATGACTTGAATTTTTTGAAGCAAGAAATACATTGCGAGAATTGTCCTGATGAGTTGTGCCGGATAGATTAGAGAAATTCATTTAAAAAACCAGGCCCTTCCAAAACGGAGGCCTGGTTTTTCAATATTATACTGTGTATTTTTGAGCATCCAATACGACAGCGGCAATTTCTCGCTTCTTTGCCACTACATTGATTGGTGTGTGGCGAGTGAATTTACGTAATGCAGAAATCATCATGCGAAGCGAATCTCCACTTTCGGCAGCTACTAATGTTTCCCTTGCATCTGCTTCGATCTGGTTGAATGCCTCTTGACAGAACACTTGCGTGTAAAGGACTTTTAATTTGTTTTTGTCTTCACCTGATTTTGCAATCGCTTTTTCTGTACGTAGAACAGCTGATTCCATGGAATAAACATTGCTGATGATGTCCGCGATGTTAACAAGCAATTCTTGCTCTCTTTCCAAGGCTTTTCCGTATTTTTGCGCGACCAGGCCAGTCATAAGGATGGCAATTTTCTTCGCGTTCTTCACAAGATATTTCTCTTGCTCCAATACGCCATCGCCTACTTCTTCCGGCATAAGCATCATTAACTCTTCTTGTAGGCTTTGCGCTTTTTGGATAAGTGGAAGCTCGCCTTTTAATGCTTTACGCAGATAGGTTCCTGGAACCAACAAGCGATTGATCTCGTTTGTTCCCTCAAAGATACGGTTGATACGGGAATCGCGGTACATTCTTTCTACTTCGTACTCTGCCATAAAGCCATATCCACCATGTATTTGAACTGCTTCATCCACTACATAGTCAAGCGTTTCAGAACCGAATACCTTATTCAAAGAACACTCGATTGCATATTCAGCTACTGCTTTTGCCACTGCATTTGGGTCTTTCTCTTCTTCTTTCGTCAGGCGGCCCATGCTGTCTTCAAAAAGACCGACTGTGCGGTAAACGGAGCTTTCCGTTGCATATGTTTTTGTAGCCATGTTTGCAAGCTTCTCTTGGATAAGGGAGAATTTTGCGATTGGAGTTTTGAATTGCTGACGTTGGTTTGCATACGTTGCTGCAAGTTCAATTCCACGTTTAGATCCACCTACTGTTCCAACAGCCAATTTGTAGCGTCCGATGTTGAGAATGTTAAATGCGATAACGTGGCCGCGGCCGATTTCACCCAGTAGGTTTTCTTTTGGTACTAATGCATCTTCTAGGATCAAGGTACGCGTGGAAGATCCTTTAATCCCCATTTTCTTTTCTTCCGGTCCAGTGGATACGCCACCAAAGTCGCGCTCTACGATGAATGCAGAAAAGTGCTCCCCATCGACTTTTGCATAGACAACGAATACATCAGCAAAGCCTGCATTGGTGATCCATTGTTTTTCACCATTCAATACATAGTGCGTTCCTTCGTCATTCAGCTTAGCAGTCGTTTTCGCACCAAGTGCATCCGATCCAGAACCCGGCTCTGTTAATGCGTAAGCTGCAAGCATTTCACCGGAAGACAGTTTTGGAAGGTATTTTTGCTTTTGGTCTTCATTCCCGAAGAGAACGATAGGAAGGGATCCGATTCCAACGTGTGCTCCGTAGGATAAGGAGAATCCTCCAGCTCTTGAGAATTTTTCAGTGATCAAGGATGAACTGATTTTATCAAGTCCGAATCCGCCGTACTCTTCTTGTACGTCTGCTCCTAATAAGCCAAGTTCTCCTGCTTCTTTTAAAAGTTTTACGGAGATATCGAAGTTGTGGTGTTCGATTTCTTCTAGGTTTGGTACTACTTCGTTTACGACGAATTCTTCTGTTGTTTTGGCAATTAGTTTGTGCTCGTCTGAGAAGTCCTCTGGTGTGAAGACTTTTTCTGCGGCGATATCGTCAAGTAGGAAGCTTCCGCCTTTGATTATATTTTCTAATGTGTTTGACATTTTTTATTCCTCCCGTTTGGTAAAAGAGTTTTGGTTGACTCGTAACTTCCTGTTGACTTCCGTTCCGGGTGTTCGCTTTCCGCGGGGCGGTGCTTGAGCCTCCTCGCAACGCTTCAGGGGTCTCAAGTCTACCGCTACCTTCCGCCGGAGTCGAACTCCCTGCACTTCAGTCAACAGGGGAAATCACTATGCATAAAAGATTTCTTATCAACTTAATTTAATTTCTTAAGCCAGTAGCTCGAATACGCCTGCGGCACCCATTCCGCCGCCGATACACATGCTGACGATACCGAACTGTTCATTGCGGCGTTGCATTTCGTGTAGGAGGGTCAGGGTCAGTTTGGATCCTGTGCATCCAAGTGGGTGTCCTAGGGCGATTGCTCCACCGTTCACGTTCACTTTGTCTTCATCAAGACCCAATTCGCGCATGACCTGGATTGCTTGGGAAGCAAATGCTTCGTTCAATTCAAGTAAGCCGATATCAGAAAGTTCCAAGCCTGCAAGCTTTAGAGCTTTGGGTATTGCAACTACCGGGCCGATACCCATTACTTCCGGTGGTACGCCACCTACGGCAAAGGATCTGAACTTAGCGATAGGTTTTAACCCCAAGGCTTCCGCTCTTTCTCTTTCCATAACAAGGACAGATGCTGCTCCGTCACTTGTTTGAGAAGAATTTCCGGCTGTTACCGAACCTTTAACATTGAATGCCGGACGAAGTTTACTCAATACTTCCATTGATGTTCCAGCTCTAACTCCTTCATCTTGGCTGAATGTGAAAGTGGATTCTTGCAACTTGTTGTTAGCTCCAACCTTACGAAGCGTTACATCAACTGGTACGATTTCATCAACAAATTTACCTTCTTGAATTGCTCTTGCGGCACGTTCATGACTGCGAACAGCGAATGCATCCTGGTCTTCACGGCTAACACCGTACTTTGTTGCCACCTGTTCTGCCGTATGGCCCATTCCCATGTAGTATTCTGGTGCCGAATCCACTAGTCTTGCATTCGGTCGAACTGTATGACCCACCATTGGGACCATGCTCATGGATTCTGCTCCACCAGCGATGATGGATTCAGAGTGTCCAAGCATGATTCGTTCTGCCGCATACGCAATAGTTTGCAAGCCTGAAGAACAATATCGATTGATGGTAATCGCAGGTACACTTGATGGAAGTCCAGCCAAACCTCCGATATTTCTAGCCATGTTCAGCCCTTGTTCCGCTTCTGGCATCGCACATCCAAAAATCAGGTCATCGATTGGACCATCATAATTGCCTGCTCGTTTTAATGTTTCTTTTACTACTAATGCCCCTAGATCATCTGGTCGAACTGTAGCTAGTGATCCTTTTCTTGATCTTCCGACTGGTGTTCTTGCACCAGCAACAATAACCGCTTCTTTCAAAATGCTCCCCTCGCTTTTCTAGTAGTTTAGTAGAGTAAAATTGCTTCCTCACCGCTGTTGAACTCCGCAAACGGCTTCGCTTTCCGCGGGGCGACCTTGAGCCTCCTCGGCTTCGCCTGCGGGGTCTCAAGATTGTCGCTACTCTCCCGCTGGAGTCTACGCCTTTTGCTACATTCAACAGCTAGGAACCTTATCTTTATCTTTAAGATGATTATTAGTTTAGTTACGCAATGGTTTTCCTTTTACTAGCATGTGTTGCATGCGTTGTTGGGATTTTGCTTCACCAACTAGGCTTAGGAATGCTTCTCGCTCAAGATCGAGTAGGTACTGTTCATCCACTTCCGTTCCGAACGGTACATTTCCACCCGCGATAACATGTGCAAGCTTTTTGGCAATCTTTAAGTCGTGTTCGGAAATGAATCCGGAATAGTGCATATTGTGTGCTCCAAGCATTAAAGTTGCATAGCCTGTTTCCCCAACCACAGGGACTTTCCTGCGAACAGGCGCTGTGTAACCTGCATCATAGAGACTTGTTACCGCCTGCTTCGCGTCATGGATTAAGTGGTCGCCGTTGAAGCTGATTTGATCTTTATTGTTCAGCAGGTGAAGATCTCTTGCTTCAGCTGCGGAAGTGGAGACTTTTGCCGTCGCAATTTGTTCGAATACTTTGTTCGCAACCTTTTGCAGGTCATATTCAAGTCCTTGTGGCATGCTGTTTAAATGCTTGATATATAGCTCTTTATTTCCACCTCCACCAGGGATCAATCCTACTCCAACTTCTACAAGACCCATATACGTTTCACTGGATGCCTGCAGTTGGCTAGTTGGCAAGCAGATTTCTGTTCCACCACCAAGTGTCATGCCAAATGGCGCTGCGACAACCGGTTTGGAGCTGTATTTTATTTTCATCATGGCTTGTTGGAAGTGCTTTACAACCATGTCTATTTCAAAATAATTATCGTCTTGCGCTTCCATAAGGATCATGGCAAGGTTTGCCCCTACACAGAAGTTCTTGCCTTGATTTCCGATCACAAGCCCTTTGTAGTTCTTATCCACTTCCTCAAGCGCGTAATTCACCATCTGGATAATATCGAGCCCAATCGCATTGTTCGGTGATTGGAATTCAAGTAATGCCACATCGTCCCCAAGGTCGATTAAGCTTGCTCCTGAGTTTTTCTTGATCACACCCTTTGTTTCTTTCAGTGTTTTCAAGTGGACTACTTTTGGATTTACTTCAAGGGCAGTGTATGTCCCGTTATCATAGAAGAGGGTTGTTCCGCCATCTTTTTTGTAAAAAGTACGGTGGCCGCTGGCTAACATTTCGTCGACCCATTTTGGAACCGGAATTCCGTCTTCTTTCATTTTCATGACCGACTCTTCCAGACCGATGGCATCCCATGTTTCAAATGGTCCATGGTCCCAACCGAAGCCCCATTTCATTGCTTGGTCGATTGCCACGATATCATCGGCGATTTCACCAAGTAACTCGGCAGAATAGCTTAATACCGGTGCAAGAATACTCCAGATCAGATTTCCTGCTCGATCGTCGGCATATACAAGCGCTTTCATTTTGTTGCTATAGCCTTTTGCTTGTTTGCTCATTTCAAGCGCAGGAGTTTTCAACTTTTTACGTGCGTTATATTCCAATGTTTCTGGGTTAAGTTCCAAAATCTCTTTTCCTTGTTTTAGGAAGAAGCCTTGACCGGACTTGGAGCCCAACCAACCTTTTTCCTTCATCTTGTTCATGAAGTCAGGAATTCGGAATACTTCTTGTTCCTTGCCTTCCACTTTTTCATACACATTGTTGGCTACATGGATGAATGTGTCCAACCCAACAACATCAAGTGTACGGAAGGTTGCACTCTTCGGTCTGCCGATTGCAGGACCTGTAACAGAGTCCACTTCACCGACGCTATAGCCGCCCTCGAGCATTTCGTTCACCGTTACAAGTAATCCATATGTTCCGATGCGGTTGGCAATGAAGTTTGGCGTATCCTTTGCAAGTACGATCCCTTTTCCTAAAACATCTTCACCAAAAGATTTGATGAAGCTCACGACTTCCGGGTTCGTAGCTTTTGTCGGTATCACTTCTAGCAATTTCAAGTAACGTGGTGGATTAAAGAAGTGTGTTCCAAGGAAATTCTTTTTGAAATCTTCGGAGCGTCCTTCTGCCATCGCTTCAATGGAAATACCGGATGTGTTGGAGCTGATGATGCTTCCAGGCTTGCGGTGTGCGTCTACCTTTTCGAAAAGTCGCTTTTTGATTTCCAGGTTCTCGACGATTACTTCAATTACCCAGTCACAATCTGCAATCTTTTCCATATCGTCTTCTAGGTTTCCTGCTTCAATTAGAGCAAGGTTGGATTTGGATGTAAGTGGAGCTGGTTTTTGCTTTAATAATTTTTGTAAAGCTGTATTTGTAAATTTGTTTCGGATTGCTTTATCAGAGAGTGTTAAGCCTTTTTGTTCTTCTTCACTCGATAATTTGTTAGGAACGATATCTAACAAGATTGTAGGAATGCCAACGTTTGCTAAGTGTGCGGCAATGCCGGATCCCATAACCCCAGATCCAATTACAGCAGCCTTTTTAATACTTTGTTTCATTCTTCCTCCCCCTTGATAGTTGGTTTTAATGGTTAGTGATAGTTTTTTTGAATGAATGCTCATTCATTTTTACCGCAAAAAAATATCTCCTTTACAAGAGTTCCCTTGGTTTTAACTATAAAGTATTTTGAAAATTTTCGCAATAAATAAATCGGAATTTACCATATTATTTTCTAATGTCTGTTGCATGTTGCTATTTAGCGTGGGAAAAATGAAGAGGTGGAGGTGAGACATCATGGCAAAAATGAAAAAACAACCTTCTCATGCTGCAAAAAGTGCGGCAAGTGTAAAAGGAAACGCTGGTCCTACCGTGGAAATGGACTATAGCGGGAAAAAAACGAGCAACAATCAGCAGTACGGGAAACATAACATGCAAGACTGATTTATATACGAAAAGAGCGTGCTGTTCGCACGCTCTTTCTTATTTCTTGATGATTCCTTTTAGTACGAATGCGACGTTTGCAGGACGTTCTGCCAGGCGGCGCATGAAGTATCCGTACCAGTCTGTGCCGTATGGAACGTAAACACGCATTTTGTAGCCTTCTTTAACTAGCTCTAACTGGCGCTCCGGGCGGATTCCATATAGCATTTGGAACTCGAATTGATCCTTTGAGATACCGTGTTTCTTGACTAGATCTTTTGTATATTCAATCATGGTATCGTCATGGGTGGCAACTGCTGTGTAGTTTCCGTTCAATAGGTGCATCTCGATAATTTTTTTGAAATTGTCATCCACATCTTTTTTCTCAGGAAAGGCAACTTCCGGTGACTCCTTATAAGCACCTTTTACAAGACGGAGGTTCGGACTGTATTGGTTAAGATCTTCCATGTCCTTGATCGTACGGTATAAATAGGACTGGATGACTGTTCCAACATTGTCATAATCCTCTCTTAACTTTTTAAAGATCTCAATTGTTTTTCCGCAGCGTGAGTAGTCTTCCATATCAATGGTGACGAATACTCCATATTCCTTTGCCGCATCAAGAATTCTGCGCATGTTTCGCATAACCACATCGTCTGAAATATCCAGTCCCATGGAAGTCATTTTTAATGACAATTGGGAATCCAGGTTTTCGGTGCCGATTGCACGAATGGCTTCG is part of the Sutcliffiella sp. FSL R7-0096 genome and harbors:
- a CDS encoding acetyl-CoA C-acetyltransferase, with translation MKEAVIVAGARTPVGRSRKGSLATVRPDDLGALVVKETLKRAGNYDGPIDDLIFGCAMPEAEQGLNMARNIGGLAGLPSSVPAITINRYCSSGLQTIAYAAERIMLGHSESIIAGGAESMSMVPMVGHTVRPNARLVDSAPEYYMGMGHTAEQVATKYGVSREDQDAFAVRSHERAARAIQEGKFVDEIVPVDVTLRKVGANNKLQESTFTFSQDEGVRAGTSMEVLSKLRPAFNVKGSVTAGNSSQTSDGAASVLVMERERAEALGLKPIAKFRSFAVGGVPPEVMGIGPVVAIPKALKLAGLELSDIGLLELNEAFASQAIQVMRELGLDEDKVNVNGGAIALGHPLGCTGSKLTLTLLHEMQRRNEQFGIVSMCIGGGMGAAGVFELLA
- a CDS encoding 3-hydroxyacyl-CoA dehydrogenase NAD-binding domain-containing protein, which translates into the protein MKQSIKKAAVIGSGVMGSGIAAHLANVGIPTILLDIVPNKLSSEEEQKGLTLSDKAIRNKFTNTALQKLLKQKPAPLTSKSNLALIEAGNLEDDMEKIADCDWVIEVIVENLEIKKRLFEKVDAHRKPGSIISSNTSGISIEAMAEGRSEDFKKNFLGTHFFNPPRYLKLLEVIPTKATNPEVVSFIKSFGEDVLGKGIVLAKDTPNFIANRIGTYGLLVTVNEMLEGGYSVGEVDSVTGPAIGRPKSATFRTLDVVGLDTFIHVANNVYEKVEGKEQEVFRIPDFMNKMKEKGWLGSKSGQGFFLKQGKEILELNPETLEYNARKKLKTPALEMSKQAKGYSNKMKALVYADDRAGNLIWSILAPVLSYSAELLGEIADDIVAIDQAMKWGFGWDHGPFETWDAIGLEESVMKMKEDGIPVPKWVDEMLASGHRTFYKKDGGTTLFYDNGTYTALEVNPKVVHLKTLKETKGVIKKNSGASLIDLGDDVALLEFQSPNNAIGLDIIQMVNYALEEVDKNYKGLVIGNQGKNFCVGANLAMILMEAQDDNYFEIDMVVKHFQQAMMKIKYSSKPVVAAPFGMTLGGGTEICLPTSQLQASSETYMGLVEVGVGLIPGGGGNKELYIKHLNSMPQGLEYDLQKVANKVFEQIATAKVSTSAAEARDLHLLNNKDQISFNGDHLIHDAKQAVTSLYDAGYTAPVRRKVPVVGETGYATLMLGAHNMHYSGFISEHDLKIAKKLAHVIAGGNVPFGTEVDEQYLLDLEREAFLSLVGEAKSQQRMQHMLVKGKPLRN
- a CDS encoding toprim domain-containing protein — its product is MDFIYEEKIIIVEGKSDKKRIQEVINEPVHIICTNGTISVTKLDELIEDIMDKEVYILVDADSSGEKLRKLFKREFPEAEHLYIDKMYREVASAPHHHIATVLLSANIDIHAQYL
- a CDS encoding thioredoxin family protein, with product MKDWTKNELVNEINQDQLTVVYFYTPMCGTCQVAKRMMDVTKELFPEFTFGMLDVNYIQDLAMQWEIESVPCLMIFKNGEIKEKIYAFRSVEYLYGLFKEYDGK
- a CDS encoding acyl-CoA dehydrogenase family protein, with translation MSNTLENIIKGGSFLLDDIAAEKVFTPEDFSDEHKLIAKTTEEFVVNEVVPNLEEIEHHNFDISVKLLKEAGELGLLGADVQEEYGGFGLDKISSSLITEKFSRAGGFSLSYGAHVGIGSLPIVLFGNEDQKQKYLPKLSSGEMLAAYALTEPGSGSDALGAKTTAKLNDEGTHYVLNGEKQWITNAGFADVFVVYAKVDGEHFSAFIVERDFGGVSTGPEEKKMGIKGSSTRTLILEDALVPKENLLGEIGRGHVIAFNILNIGRYKLAVGTVGGSKRGIELAATYANQRQQFKTPIAKFSLIQEKLANMATKTYATESSVYRTVGLFEDSMGRLTKEEEKDPNAVAKAVAEYAIECSLNKVFGSETLDYVVDEAVQIHGGYGFMAEYEVERMYRDSRINRIFEGTNEINRLLVPGTYLRKALKGELPLIQKAQSLQEELMMLMPEEVGDGVLEQEKYLVKNAKKIAILMTGLVAQKYGKALEREQELLVNIADIISNVYSMESAVLRTEKAIAKSGEDKNKLKVLYTQVFCQEAFNQIEADARETLVAAESGDSLRMMISALRKFTRHTPINVVAKKREIAAVVLDAQKYTV
- a CDS encoding Crp/Fnr family transcriptional regulator; its protein translation is MTEKLSKELKEFLFTSFEKKLAVKKGAYLFQEGMVASDIYLVLNGNFKISKVTPDGQELTLRLCSKEDLVGELTLFCPGAIYMLSARSMDDKGEVLVIPKLELERKLAENGQLALEFMKWMSLHFRKTQTKFRDLVLNGRKGALYSTLIRMSNSYGVLKEEGIFIDLPLTNQELANYCGTSREVVNRMLSELKKKGSISVDRGKITIHDLNFLKQEIHCENCPDELCRID
- a CDS encoding YuzL family protein; this encodes MAKMKKQPSHAAKSAASVKGNAGPTVEMDYSGKKTSNNQQYGKHNMQD
- the gcvH gene encoding glycine cleavage system protein GcvH, coding for MSTPKDLRYSEEHEWVKVEGETVRIGITHFAQSELGDIVFVELPEVGDEISADEPFGSVESVKTVSELYAPISGKVVEVNEDLNDSPEYVNESPYEKAWMIVVEPTDAGEVDKLMTAEQYEEMTKED
- a CDS encoding arsenate reductase family protein, translated to MAVTFYWYPKCGTCRNAKKWLEANGVAVEEVHIVENPPSREKLEELYKKSGLELKKFFNTSGMKYRELGLKDKVKTASEDELLDILATDGMLIKRPITTDGSKVTVGFNEKQFEETWK
- a CDS encoding proline dehydrogenase — protein: MEQVMRNTFLYLSKNKALTKMARKYGLRCGAGRFVAGERIDQAVKCIQELNQKDLCVTIDYLGEFIDTEEEANVMADNSIEAIRAIGTENLDSQLSLKMTSMGLDISDDVVMRNMRRILDAAKEYGVFVTIDMEDYSRCGKTIEIFKKLREDYDNVGTVIQSYLYRTIKDMEDLNQYSPNLRLVKGAYKESPEVAFPEKKDVDDNFKKIIEMHLLNGNYTAVATHDDTMIEYTKDLVKKHGISKDQFEFQMLYGIRPERQLELVKEGYKMRVYVPYGTDWYGYFMRRLAERPANVAFVLKGIIKK
- a CDS encoding YusG family protein, with amino-acid sequence MTLDNKRLDITDRVNGKLTDQGFELFVERESIGQVMFTEHGNQFSLKNGYEQEGSKIFQQVQVPSEKDAKYVDCDYENGWC